The following coding sequences are from one Thermostaphylospora chromogena window:
- a CDS encoding CBS domain-containing protein, with protein sequence MRARDLLVDLPVIGLDSPVIDAVSLLIDQDLPGLIVVDDDGSLFTVLSATEVLRLAVPVYHQEDPILARVEDEAHADALLRRLSGRTVRSCLPPRPHELPVSGPDATVVEVAVLMMRTRIPLVAVVEGGRLLGALTLKTLLEHLLAE encoded by the coding sequence GTGCGTGCTCGTGACCTACTCGTCGACCTTCCGGTGATCGGCCTGGACTCGCCTGTGATCGACGCGGTGAGCCTGCTCATCGACCAGGATCTGCCCGGTCTCATCGTGGTCGACGACGACGGATCGCTGTTCACGGTCCTGTCGGCGACCGAGGTGCTGCGCCTGGCCGTCCCCGTCTACCACCAGGAGGACCCGATTCTGGCCCGGGTGGAGGACGAGGCCCACGCCGACGCCCTCCTGCGCAGGCTGAGCGGCCGGACCGTGCGTTCCTGCCTGCCGCCCCGGCCGCACGAGCTGCCGGTCAGCGGTCCTGACGCCACCGTGGTGGAGGTGGCCGTGCTCATGATGCGCACCCGCATCCCGCTGGTCGCGGTCGTGGAGGGGGGCCGCCTTCTGGGCGCGCTCACCTTGAAGACCCTGCTGGAGCACCTGCTCGCCGAATGA
- the nhaA gene encoding Na+/H+ antiporter NhaA: MSNPAPTRKPVLLSRGSWREVRRIGAILRKETVGGALLLFGAAVAMVWANSPWGDAYEALRGIRVGPEALHLNLTLGAWAADGLLAIFFFVAGLELKREFVAGDLRDIRRSAVPVVAALGGVMVPALLYLLITRGVDGAARGWAIPTATDIAFALAVLAVIGRFLPTALRTFLLTLAVVDDLVAIVIIALFYTETLAPVPLLGALVPLALFTVLVQRRVRSWWLLLPLAVATWALMHASGVHATVAGVLLGFAVPVLRDRKADDADDEDAPCLAEHFEHRFRPLSAGVAVPVFAFMSAGVALGGLDGVVSAYHDPVVLGVVAGLVAGKPIGIMTATWLMARFTHADLDENLAWVDMLGLSMLAGIGFTVSLLVGELAFGVGNDEHVKVAVLASSVIAALLAAVILRLRNRVYRRIHEIENADLDRDGVPDVYEADRPEKLGG; the protein is encoded by the coding sequence ATGAGCAACCCCGCGCCGACGCGCAAGCCCGTCCTGCTGAGCCGCGGCTCCTGGCGAGAGGTCCGCCGGATCGGCGCCATCCTCCGCAAGGAGACCGTCGGCGGGGCGTTGCTGCTGTTCGGGGCGGCGGTGGCGATGGTCTGGGCCAACTCCCCCTGGGGAGACGCCTATGAGGCGCTGCGCGGCATCCGCGTCGGCCCCGAAGCCCTGCACCTGAACCTGACTCTGGGCGCCTGGGCCGCCGACGGCCTGCTGGCGATCTTCTTCTTCGTGGCCGGGCTGGAGCTCAAACGCGAATTCGTCGCCGGCGACCTGCGCGACATACGGCGCTCCGCGGTCCCGGTCGTGGCCGCGCTCGGCGGGGTGATGGTGCCCGCCCTGCTGTACCTGCTCATCACCCGCGGGGTGGACGGCGCGGCCCGGGGCTGGGCGATCCCCACCGCCACCGACATCGCCTTCGCCCTGGCGGTGCTGGCGGTCATCGGCCGGTTCCTGCCGACGGCGCTGCGCACCTTCCTGCTCACCTTGGCGGTGGTCGACGACCTGGTGGCCATCGTCATCATCGCGCTGTTCTACACCGAGACCCTGGCGCCGGTCCCGCTGCTGGGGGCGCTGGTGCCGCTCGCCCTGTTCACCGTGCTGGTACAGCGCCGGGTGCGATCGTGGTGGCTGCTGCTGCCGCTGGCCGTCGCCACCTGGGCGCTGATGCACGCCTCCGGCGTCCACGCCACCGTCGCCGGCGTGCTGCTGGGCTTCGCCGTCCCGGTGCTGCGCGACCGGAAGGCCGACGACGCCGACGACGAGGACGCCCCCTGCCTGGCCGAGCACTTCGAGCACCGGTTCCGCCCCCTCTCCGCGGGGGTGGCGGTGCCGGTGTTCGCGTTCATGTCGGCAGGGGTGGCCCTGGGCGGGCTGGACGGCGTGGTGAGCGCTTACCACGATCCGGTCGTGCTGGGGGTCGTGGCGGGCCTGGTGGCGGGCAAGCCGATCGGGATCATGACCGCGACCTGGCTGATGGCCCGCTTCACCCATGCCGATCTCGATGAGAACCTGGCCTGGGTGGACATGCTGGGCCTGTCGATGCTGGCGGGCATCGGATTCACCGTCTCGCTGCTGGTCGGCGAACTGGCCTTCGGCGTCGGCAACGACGAGCACGTCAAAGTGGCGGTGCTGGCCAGCTCGGTGATCGCGGCGCTGCTGGCGGCGGTGATCCTGCGCCTGCGCAACCGCGTCTACCGGCGCATCCACGAGATCGAGAACGCCGACCTCGACCGCGACGGCGTGCCGGACGTCTACGAAGCCGACCGGCCCGAGAAGCTCGGCGGTTGA
- a CDS encoding DUF2795 domain-containing protein encodes MVTRVEIADHIETAFVGAGAADRAELIETAKRSGARPEIVAVLERLPDRRYANLRQLWTELPEIPVRA; translated from the coding sequence ATGGTCACGCGTGTCGAAATCGCCGACCACATCGAGACGGCGTTCGTCGGAGCGGGGGCGGCCGACCGCGCCGAACTCATCGAGACGGCCAAGCGGTCGGGAGCGCGGCCGGAGATCGTCGCCGTTCTGGAGCGGCTCCCCGATCGCCGCTACGCCAACCTGCGCCAGCTGTGGACGGAACTGCCGGAAATCCCCGTGCGCGCGTGA
- a CDS encoding MerR family transcriptional regulator, with translation MAEGLVRIGEVAERLGLSLRTIRHYEEVGLVVPERTRGGFRLYSERDIDRLALVKRMKPLGFSLEEMRDLLEIIDRLSAGDEDPSLAARLQTFERVVAERAEQLQEQLAMAREFAEQLRRRRFEVARPA, from the coding sequence GTGGCCGAGGGACTGGTGCGGATCGGCGAGGTGGCCGAGCGCCTGGGACTCTCCTTGCGGACCATCAGGCACTACGAGGAGGTCGGCTTGGTGGTGCCCGAGCGCACCCGAGGCGGCTTCCGGCTCTACAGCGAAAGGGACATCGACCGGCTGGCGCTGGTGAAGCGGATGAAGCCGCTGGGGTTCAGCCTGGAGGAGATGCGCGACCTGCTGGAGATCATCGACCGGCTCTCGGCGGGAGACGAGGATCCCTCCCTGGCCGCCCGGTTGCAGACGTTCGAGCGCGTGGTCGCCGAGCGGGCCGAGCAGTTGCAGGAGCAGCTGGCGATGGCCAGGGAGTTCGCCGAGCAGCTGCGGCGCCGGCGGTTCGAGGTCGCGCGCCCGGCCTGA
- a CDS encoding cellulose binding domain-containing protein codes for MTRTARLLVSLVAGLTVFVTAVWAGWAAGAESNGGVRIMPLGDSITDGLTVPGGYRIDLWQKLVADGYTIDFVGSQSNGPASLGDRDHEGHSGWRIDQIDANIVGWLQRYTPRTILLHIGTNDMYQNPNGAATRLATLIDRITTTAPDAELFVATIIPLAGADATVRAFNSAIPGIVQSRADAGRRVHLVDMYSALTLADLADGVHPNAGGYSKMATVWYNALLSVPGSLDGGTSTPTPTTTSTPTTTPTPGPGGCTVTYQAVNIWSGGFQAEVTVYNNGSTALNGWTVHMTLAAGQSITNLWGGVNTGTSGAITVRNAPYNGTVAAGGTATFGFVANGDGSATLPHLSCTSP; via the coding sequence ATGACGAGAACGGCTCGCCTGCTCGTCAGCCTCGTCGCCGGGCTGACGGTGTTCGTGACGGCGGTGTGGGCAGGCTGGGCGGCCGGTGCGGAGTCGAACGGCGGGGTGCGCATCATGCCCCTGGGCGATTCCATCACCGACGGGCTGACCGTCCCGGGCGGCTACCGCATCGATCTGTGGCAGAAGCTGGTGGCCGACGGCTACACGATCGACTTCGTCGGATCCCAGTCCAACGGGCCGGCCAGCCTGGGGGACCGCGACCACGAAGGTCACTCCGGGTGGCGCATCGACCAGATCGACGCCAACATCGTCGGCTGGCTGCAGCGGTACACCCCCCGTACCATCCTGCTGCACATCGGCACAAACGACATGTACCAGAACCCCAACGGCGCCGCCACGCGGCTGGCCACCCTGATCGACCGCATCACCACCACCGCGCCCGACGCCGAGCTGTTCGTGGCGACGATCATTCCGCTGGCGGGCGCCGACGCGACCGTCCGGGCGTTCAACTCGGCCATCCCGGGCATCGTGCAGAGCCGCGCCGACGCCGGCCGCCGGGTGCACCTGGTCGACATGTACAGCGCGCTGACCCTCGCCGACCTGGCCGACGGCGTCCACCCCAACGCCGGCGGCTACAGCAAGATGGCGACCGTCTGGTACAACGCGCTGCTCTCGGTTCCCGGCAGCCTGGACGGCGGCACGTCGACCCCCACCCCGACGACGACCTCCACGCCGACGACGACCCCGACCCCGGGTCCCGGCGGCTGCACCGTGACGTACCAGGCGGTCAACATCTGGAGCGGCGGCTTCCAGGCCGAGGTGACGGTGTACAACAACGGATCCACGGCGCTCAACGGATGGACGGTGCACATGACCCTGGCCGCCGGGCAGAGCATCACCAATCTGTGGGGCGGCGTGAACACCGGAACGAGCGGCGCGATCACCGTGCGGAACGCCCCGTACAACGGCACGGTGGCCGCGGGCGGCACCGCGACGTTCGGATTCGTCGCCAACGGCGACGGCTCCGCCACGCTCCCTCACCTGAGCTGCACGAGCCCCTGA
- a CDS encoding SDR family oxidoreductase — MKISGNTVLVAGGTSGIGRGLAIRLHEAGNRVIVAGRRRELLDELVAAHPGMDAETFDITDNTSIRRLSETVTAKHPELNVLVAMAGIMHDEKVLDPDSLEVAERTVATNLLGPIRLIHAFAPFLVTRPEAAILTVTSGLAYVPLPASPTYSATKAAVHSYTESLREQLRDTSVQVIEIVPPLTRTRLRGDATDNERAMPLDDFLSETMSLLESEPDARQILVERVKGQRFAVADGTYGQVLAMQSGRTS; from the coding sequence ATGAAGATCAGCGGAAACACCGTGTTGGTGGCCGGCGGCACCTCCGGCATCGGGCGCGGCCTGGCCATCCGGCTCCACGAGGCGGGCAACCGTGTGATCGTCGCCGGACGACGCCGCGAACTGCTCGACGAGCTCGTCGCGGCACATCCCGGGATGGACGCCGAGACGTTCGACATCACCGACAACACCTCGATCCGGCGGCTGTCCGAGACCGTGACCGCGAAGCATCCGGAGTTGAACGTGCTGGTCGCGATGGCCGGCATCATGCACGACGAGAAGGTGCTCGACCCGGACTCGCTGGAGGTGGCCGAGCGCACCGTCGCCACCAACCTGCTGGGCCCGATCCGCCTCATCCACGCCTTCGCGCCGTTCCTGGTGACCCGGCCGGAGGCCGCCATCCTGACCGTGACCTCGGGCCTGGCGTACGTGCCGCTGCCGGCCTCGCCCACCTACAGCGCGACGAAGGCGGCCGTCCACTCCTATACCGAGAGCCTGCGCGAGCAGCTCCGCGACACCTCGGTGCAGGTCATCGAGATCGTTCCGCCGCTCACCCGTACCAGGCTGAGAGGCGACGCCACCGACAACGAGCGCGCGATGCCGCTTGACGACTTCCTCTCCGAGACCATGAGCCTGCTCGAATCGGAGCCGGACGCGCGGCAGATCCTCGTCGAACGCGTCAAGGGCCAGCGATTCGCGGTGGCGGACGGCACGTACGGCCAGGTCCTCGCCATGCAGAGCGGCCGTACCTCCTGA